Genomic window (Ureibacillus composti):
GCATCGATTGCTTCTTGTTTCAAATACCATGCAAGTACAACATTTGACACTTCCACGCCTTTTGAATCTGCTATTTCTTTAATATGCTCAACTTTATCAAGGATGTTAATGAAAGCCTCACCTTGGAAGTGTGGATGCTTTTTACGTGCTTCTGGAATCACTGAATCTTTCGTATATTTACCTGTTAATAAACCGGAAGCAAGTGGGAAATAAGGAATGAAAGATATGTTATTTTTTGAAGTATAAAGGAAATAGGTTTTCTCAGCCTCACGATTAATTAAATTATAATGCCCTTGGAAGACATCTACATAGCCATCCTTATTTGCTTCTTGAAGCTGTTCAATTGAAAAGTTGGAAACGCCAATTGCGCGGATTTTCCCTTCATCCTTCAGTTGTTTTAATGCGCCAACTGCCTCGTCTTTTGGTGTATCTTGGTCAGGGAAGTGGATATACATTAAGTCTATATAATCCGTTTGGAGTCGTTTTAAACTTTTTTCTACCTCTTCTCGTAAAAAGTCAGGCGAGTTATCTACCACAATGTTTCCGTCTACGACTTTATGAGCGACTTTGGTTGCAATAACAAGATCTGAACGATTACCAGCCTCTTTAATTACTTCGCCAATCAATTCCTCAGATCGACCAATACCATATATAAATGCAGAGTCGATAAAATTAATACCACGATCAATTGCAGTACGAACCAACTGTTTTCCTTCTTGCTCATCTAAGTTTGGAAATAAATTATGTCCACCTACAGCATTTGTACCAAGACCTAGTGGATTAACGAATAAATCTGTCTTTCCCAATTGCACCTGTTTTAGCATATAGCTACACTCCCCTTTTAATGAATAGCCTGTAAATCTAGTTGTCTACTCTACTTTATTTATAATCTAAATAGTAAATGAAAATCAAATTAGGGACATCGGGGACAGGTACCGCGTCCCATTTTTCGCTAATCAACGAAAGGGAGAATAGGCGAAGTCTTTAGGAATCTATAAAGTGGGAAAAAAGGATTAATGTTGCCAATGAAAATACTGATTGATTTACATAATTATATTGAGTCTTCTAAAAGCGCAAATAAGTATATGGAATGTTACCATAATATTAATAGTTCTTATTTTGTACACTCACGACAAATAAATAATTTAATATGTGGGAATTTATAGATGAATCATATTTAACGTTAATCGCTTTGGATATACGGTAACTGAACAGAAACATCTTTGGCCATAAAAACTTTAGGGGGAAATAGTATGAAACTAAGTGTATTAGATCAGGCACCAATAACAAAAGGTCATACTGCACAGGATGCGCTTAACTATGCTGTAGAATTGGCTATAGTAGCGGAAGAATTAGGGTATGAACGAATCTGGATGGCGGAGCACCATAATACAAATGGATTTGCTAGTTCTGCTCCTGAAATTACATGTTCGTATATAGCTGCAAAAACTGAAAAAATCCGTATTGGTACAGGCGGAACGATGGTAATGCACTATTCACCATACAAAATGGCAGAAGTATTTAAATCGTTAAGTGCTCTTGCACCAGGACGTATTGATTTTGGTGCTGGGCGTGCACCTGGTGGAGATCATTTTGCAATGTATGCATTAGCCGAAGGACGACAACCAGAAGTGAATCATTTATATGAAAAAATCAATCACACGCTTCAATTTATAAAAGAGGAAGCACCGTTAATCCCTTACTACAATAAAGTGATTGCCTCCCCACAGCATATAGTGCTTCCTCAAAGCTGGTTATTGGGTTCAAGTGGAAATAGCGCAATTCAAGCAGGAAAAATGGGAATGGGCTATTCTTATGCTCAATTTTTCAATGGGTACATGAATAGACAAGTGTTTGACGCATACAGAGAAAATTTCGTACCTTCTACGTTTATGGAAAAACCTGAAATTATGATTTCTTATTTTGTAACGGTTGCTGAAACGAAGGAAGAAGCAGAATATGAAGCAAAACCAGCAGATATTGCTCGACTGTTATTTATGCGTGGACAGGTAGATCAATTACGCATGACACCTGAAGAGGCAAAAGATTATCCTTTATCTGAAATGGACCGAATGTGGATAGAAGATACACGTTATCAACATTTAGTTGGAACACCAACAGAAATTGCTGATTTTTTAAGACAAGAGCAACAAACTTATGGTTTTGATGAAGCCATGATTTGTTCGATTCCACACTCACAAAAAACTCGATTAAATGTTTATCGTTTATTAGCGAAAGAAATGCTTCATTAGTATGATTTGCAATCCTATTAAATCAGCACAACATTTTTAGTATTTACCGAAAATCCAATGTTATTTTAGGAAATAGTTAACTTGATTTCTAAAGTATCAAAAAGAATAGATGGGCCATTCTAATCTCACAAGGAGGTGAGAGAAATGGCTTCTAACGGTAATAACAAATTAAACGTACCTGGTGCACAAGCTGCAGTGGATCAAATGAAATTCGAGATTGCACAAGAATTTGGTGTAAACCTTGGACCAGAAGATGCTGCACGTGCAAATGGTTCTGTGGGTGGAGAAATTACAAAACGCCTTGTTCAAATGGCTGAAGCGCAATTAAGAGGTAACAATAACCAACAATAATATATGGATTGGGGGCTAACGAAAAGGTTAGCTACCAATTAAATGGCCACTATTGCTTAAGCGATTGTGGCGAAAGAAGTGGGTGACTCACATTTGATGAGGTACCCACTTTTTATTTTGTAAAATTTTAACCTTATAAAAAATATCACCCCCAAAAAATCCTCTACATATCTTGTTCAAATTTTTACTTTATTACAAGCATCTTTTCCGCCAAAACATTAAAAATAACTCCCAACATACCGGCATATATCCCTAAAAAACACCCACTATATGGATATATTACTTTTCATTTTTTTATATTAGAAATAATTTTCTTTTGAGTTGTTTAATTAGGAAAAAAAATCACAATACTCAACTAATACAAGGGAAATATTAGTAACAACATAGGAGGCTTCAACATGAGTAATGAAAAAGAAAAACAAGGTGTTTCTCGGCGTGACTTTTTGAAAACTACTGGGATTGCAACAGGTACTTTAATTGGTGGGGGAATTATTGGTGGACTAGTAGGGTACAACGCCAATAAGAGCTCCGGAAAAAATGAAAAAACTGGAGAGACTCAACAAGGTCAAAATCATGAAATCAATGTTGGTCTTCAGCACTTTAAAACAATGAAAAGTTTTAATATATTATCTCAAGCAACAGAGCGAATTTTACCAGAAGATGATTTAGGACCGGGTGCCATCGGGTTAGGTGTTCCTTACTTCATTGATAACCAATTAGCTGGTGCTTATGGGATGAATGCAAAGGAATACATGCAAGGTCCATTTGAAGATGGTGCGGTTACACAAGGTTATCAAAGTAGGCTTACACGAGCCCAAATCATTGACCAAGGAATCGCCAAACTTGAGGAAGAAGCTCAATCAAGATTTAAGAAAGGGTTTGAGGAATTAGAACCCGATCAGATGGATGAAATATTAACAGCTTTCCAAAAAGGGGAAGTGAAAATGGAGGCAGTGACCTCTATGTTTTTCTTTACACTACTTCGTCAGGCAACACTTGAGGGAGCATATAGTGATCCAATCTACAATGGTAACCGAAATATGGAAGGCTGGAAAATGAAAGGGTTCCCAGGTCACCAATATAGCTATATTAAAGATATTGAAAGTAAAGAGTTTATTGAATACAAACCACAGTCAATTAGCAGTATGACTCATAAATAGATAGGAGTAATAATCATGGCTACTACATTAGATAAAGTTGATGTTGTAACAGTAGGTGTTGGTTGGACAGGAGGTATTGTGGCTGCCGAATGTGCAAAATCTGGCTTGAAAGTTCGAGGATTAGAGCGTGGTGAAGCCCGTGGTACTGAAGATTATTCAATGGTACACGATGAGTTTCGTTATGCAATCCGATATGAGTTATTTCAAAATTTATCAAGGGAAACGATTACGTTCCGAAATAATAGGCAAATGAATGCGCTACCGATGCGAATGATGGGTTCTTTCCTTTTAGGAGAAGGATTGGGAGGAGCTGGTACGCACTGGAATGGGCAAAACTGGCGATTCTTACCTTACGATTTTGAAATAAAATCCCAAACTGAAAAGAAATATGGTAAGGATAAAATCGGAAAGGACTTTTTGCTTCAAGATTGGGGAATCACCTATGATGAACTGGAACCCTATTTCACTAAATATGAATATACGGCTGGTATTTCCGGTGAAGATACGAATCCATTTTGGGGAAAGCGGTCTAAACCTTTTCCAACACCACCGATGAAAAAAACACCAATTCTTGAGAAGTTTGAAAAGGCAACGACAAATCTAGGGTATCATCCATTTATGATGCCGTCTGCCAATTTATCTGAACCTTATGAAAACCCTGATGGTTCAACGATTGCAGCATGTCAATATTGCGGTTTTTGTGAAAGATTTGGCTGTGAATATGGGGCGAAATCTTCTGCTGAGATAACTGTTGTTCCAACCGCTTTGGAAACAGGGAATTTTGATATTCGTTACCATTCCAATGTAGTTGAGGTACTAAAAAAAGGAAACAAAGTAACTGGGGTACGATTCTATGATACGGTAACCGGTGAGGAATTTATCCAACCCGCTGATGTGGTTGTATTGACATCATATGTATTAAATAATGCGAAATTATTAATGGTATCCAATATTGGAGAACAATATGATCCGGATACGGGTCGCGGAACACTTGGTAGAAATTATTGCTATCAAATTTTACCTGGAGCAACTGGATTCTTTGATGATGAACAATTTAACACCTATATGGGTGCAGGTGCATTAGGAATGACAATTGATGACTTTAATGGGGATTCGTTCGATCATTCTAAACTGGACTTTATACATGGAGCAAGTCTTTCATTAACTCAACCAGGGCTACGTCCAATTGCCTTTAACCCTGTTCCTCCAGACACACCTGCTTGGGGTGAGGAATTTAAAAAGGCTTCCGTACATTACTATACAAGAGCATTAAGCATTGGTGGACAAGGGGCTTCTATGCCATATAAGGAAAACTATATGTCTCTTGATTCCACTTATAAGGATGCCTATGGCGTACCATTATTAAGATTGACTTATAACTTTACTGATCAGGATCGAGCACTTCATAAGTATCTTTCTGAGAGATCTGCTGAAATCATGAAAGAAATGGGCGCAAATACTATTGCTCCGGCAAATCCATTAACTGATTATGATATTGTGCCTTATCAAACAACACATAATACGGGCGGAACAGTTATGGGTAATGACCCTGGAATAAGTGTTGTAAATACGTGGTTGCAACATTGGGATGCTGAAAACTTATTTGTTGTAGGAGCAGGGAACTTCGCACATAATAGCGGCTACAATCCAACAGGAACTGTGGGTGCTCTGGCATACCGCTGTGCAGAGGGGATTATCAAATATAGTAAAACAGGCGGCAGTCTTGTCTAATAAATAGGAGGAAATAATATGGGTGGTTTAAGTTCTATTGGTGTTCCTGGGTTAATTATCATTTTAGTGATTGTACTGATTGTTTTTGGACCTAAAAAGCTTCCAGAAATCGGAGGCGCAGTTGGAAAAACATTATCTGAATTTAAAAAGTCAGCTCGAGAAATTATGGACGACGATGAAGTTGAAAAAAAGCCCGTTTTAAAGGAAGTAAAGAAGTCCGATGAAGCATCGTAGGTGATTTAGATGGATCCTTATGGCTACAATAATTTAAGTCCATTGGATAAAAAAAAGAAGCAGCAATCTGTTGAAGAGGCAGAAAAGGTAAAGGAATCTGAAGAAACTACTAATTTGATTGAACAAGTGAAAATCGAAGTTGAAGTCGAAGAAAAAGATGAATCAGGATCGATCTTAGATGGAAACAAGGAGCCTTGGTATGACCATATCTTTGAGTTAAGGAAGCAGCTTATAAAAAGTGTAATTGTATTTTTAGTGCTATTTATTATTGTCTTCTCTACCATAAACTTTTGGTTGCCATTGATTACGAAGGGGCACAAGCTTGTTATATTAGGCCCCTTAGAGGTAATTAAATCTTACACTTCTATTTCTGCTACTTTATCCTTAGGATTATCGTTGCCGCTAATTTGTAATTTTTTCTGGCAATTTGCAAAGCCGGGTCTTTATGAAAGAGAACAGAAGTTTATTGGGCTTTACTCACCAATTATGCTAATACTGTTCTTGTTTGGCCTTGCATTTGGATATTTCGTTGTAAATCCAATGAGCTACCATTTTCTTATAGGTCTAGGTGAAAAGAATTTTGATATGTTGATTACTGCGACTGACTATATTCATTTCCTCATTATGACTACTGTGCCAATTGGGTTACTTTTTGAATTACCTGTTGTAGCACTCTTTCTATCATCGATTAGTCTATTAACAGCAGAAACGATGAAGAACATCAGAAAGTGGTCATATGTGATTATGGGAGTGGTATCAGCTCTTATCACACCACCTGATTTTATTAGTCAATTATTGATTTTAGTTCCGATGATTGGTTTATATGAATTGAGTATTTTTATTGTTAGAAAAGCTGAAGAAAAAAGAATATCCAATTCTCCAATGACTGAAGAAGCACACTAATAATAGTGTGCTTTTTACTATTAACCATTCCTCATAAGATAGAAAGTGAAGTAATAGTATAAAAGGTATTCTTTTATAAGTTACATACACCGAATCTTAGGGGATGGGGATCATGAGGTTAGTAAAAGCTTTAATTTTGTTAATATGTATATTCCTTGTATCTTATTTTTTTATTTATGACGGTGAATTGTTTCGATCTATTCAATACTCCATGATTATGTGGGTAATCGTCCTAATGATTAAAAAGTAATTGAAAAGTGCTACGAACGCTTTTGAAAAGAGGCCTAGTTCGTAGCACTATTTGGTAATCGATTAATTAAAAGATCTACTGGTACAAACAATCCGACATGACCATACTCGTGATCTTTAATTGTTGCAAAGACAATACCAATCACTAGTCCGTCGTAATTAATTACTGGGCTACCACTATTTCCTTTATATACGGGGGCATCCATCATGTAAACGTTGTTCTCCCAGTCAGATAACCTAGTAGATTCGAGTATTCTCCCTTCATTGGCGATTCCTGTAAAAGATAGTGGATTTCCGATAAAGTGCACTGCTTCATCTGTCGTAACCTCAAAAGATTCTGCAAGTTGCAAATATGGAAGATCCTCACCATCTATTTTTAAAAGGGCTAAATCAATGTCAGGATAACTCTCAACTACCTCAGCTTTGTACATGCCATCATCGGGGAAAATGACGGTAAGTGTGAGGGCATCATCGACAACATGGTCATTCGTTACAATTAACCCATCAGATGAAACCGTAAATCCAGTTCCTTTACTTTCACCGGTGGAAACCTCAACAACCGCTTTTTTATATGATTGAATATCTTCCCGAGAAGATAACTTCGCCGATACTTTAACAAATTCAACAGCAGGAATCGAGTAAATTTCAAAAATGAAGGCAAAGGTGCTAAATGCCATCATTCCTGCAATGAGCCAAACAATGAGCCTGACAAAGGGGGACTGTTTCTTTGGTGGTGGTTTGACACCAGAAAGTCGTGCGAGGCGTTCTAACCGAGCCTTTTCGAGAGCCTCTTTTTGTGCTTCAAGAACAAGTTCTATTAATTCTTCTTCGCTAATCGGCTCGAATTCTTCCTCTTTTTCTTCAGCCATCCCTTCACCTCTCTTCTCTCGTTTTCTATCTTTATCATAACGGATTTTCATAGGGTTGGACATTTTAAGGTTATGTTAAAGTTAGTAAATATGGAAATGGATAATTAATTAAAAAGTTGCAAATCATGATACAAAAGTGGAGTGGCTGTTTCAATTAAATAAGGATAGTCACAAGTAAAGAGAGGTTTATTATGGAAACTAAACATCATTATTTCTTTGCAGTGAAGTTACCAAAGGAAATGAAGGACTTTTTAAATGGATGGATTCAGTCAAATCAACGTGATTATGAATTTGGGAGATGGGTTCATCCTGAAGATTATCACATTACACTTGCATTTTTAGGGTATGCAGAAGAGAAAAAGTTACAGGATGCCATTGAAACAATGGGTTCAGTTTTATCCGATCTATCGTCATTTTCATTAACACTCGATAAATTGGGGATTTTTGGGTCAATGAAAAGTCCGCGAATATTTTGGGCAGGTGTAGTTGAATCTGAACAGTTAGCGGAAGTGCAGAAAAAGGTATTTACCCAATGTTTAAAGTTAGGCTTTGAATTAGATAAAAAACCTTTCCGCCCTCATATTACATTAGCAAGAAAATACAAAGGAGAAAGCTTTTTTAATTCCGAAAAGCTAAAATCGATTAAAACAGAGGATCACCAGACTTTTGAATTTGAAGTGAGTGAGGTTATTCTTTATGAAACACACTTGGATCAGTCACCAAAATATAAGGAATTTGCAAGATTCCCATTAAATGCGAAAAATACGTAAGAGACATCTGATCTCCGTTTCTATCACAAAACGAATAGTTGTGAGGCCATTATCATATAAACGATATAAGGGGATTTAGGACAGGTAACTGTTTGCCTAGGATTGCCGTGTATGCTGCTTCTTCAAAAATGTTGGAGAAAGAGGTTGAGTGATGAAAAAGGAAGACTTCATTAGTTCAAAGGTAAAGAGTATTGAAAAATGTGTTAAGCGTGTTCGGGAAGTATATGATGAAGACTTGATGAATTTAATCGACCAAACGAAGCAAGATAGTATTATTTTAAATATGCAAAGAATCAGTGAGACGAGTGTAGAACTTGCCCTGTTTGTGGTAACGGAGAAACTATCAGAACAGGCAACAACTCGGAGTGAAGCCCTTGATGTTTTAGGGGAGAAGAAGATCCTCCCAAAAGAGTTAGTTACCGTGTTAAAAACAATTACGAATGGGTTCAAGCATATTGCATTATATGATTACGAATCCATTAATTTAGATATTTTAAAGTCAATCGTAAATAGGTACTTAGATAACTTTTCAACCTTTACAAAACTTATTTCAGAATACGAAAACGAAGGAGCCGTCTCTTCAGAATGAGGCGGTTCTTTTTTTGAGGAAAAAGGGTGGAAAATACATTATGTGACTCATTGACGTGTATGGTATTCGCCATGTTTTTTAATACGTTTCGTAGGTGATATAAAATTAGAAGCGGAGAAATTCTGGCTAATGAAACTATTACAGAAAATATTTAATAGATTTCATGTCCAAATATAAATAGTCTTTTATAATTTTTAACTGTAGATAGAGAATAAATTCCCAATATCATTAATATACTAGAACTAAAGGAGGGATTTTTTATGAGAATGCCTGCATTACCAAGTTCAAATAACGTTGGACAGAAACCAAAACGACCACTCTTAAATTTACTTTATAAAATTATGTCCAAAAAAGTGGCAAAAAAGCATGGGTTCGTTCGTGTTCCACCTAGAAAGTAAAAGGCTATTCTAACCTTTAGGTTGAATAGCCTTTACGTTTAATAAACTACCTCAATCTTATTTCCTCATATTACTCAAGTAAAAAAACACTTTTATTAGGTCCTACTAAATAAAGCTCATGCATAGCGCGGGTTAATGCAACATAAAGCAGTTTTCGATCAATGACAGTATCGTAATAGGGGTTGTCAAAAGCAGCTATAATGACAGCGTCAAACTCCAATCCTTTTGCTAAATGA
Coding sequences:
- a CDS encoding aldo/keto reductase, whose translation is MLKQVQLGKTDLFVNPLGLGTNAVGGHNLFPNLDEQEGKQLVRTAIDRGINFIDSAFIYGIGRSEELIGEVIKEAGNRSDLVIATKVAHKVVDGNIVVDNSPDFLREEVEKSLKRLQTDYIDLMYIHFPDQDTPKDEAVGALKQLKDEGKIRAIGVSNFSIEQLQEANKDGYVDVFQGHYNLINREAEKTYFLYTSKNNISFIPYFPLASGLLTGKYTKDSVIPEARKKHPHFQGEAFINILDKVEHIKEIADSKGVEVSNVVLAWYLKQEAIDAVIPGAKRAEQVLNNLKTEEVELSLEEVQVIDQIFKAD
- a CDS encoding LLM class flavin-dependent oxidoreductase, whose product is MKLSVLDQAPITKGHTAQDALNYAVELAIVAEELGYERIWMAEHHNTNGFASSAPEITCSYIAAKTEKIRIGTGGTMVMHYSPYKMAEVFKSLSALAPGRIDFGAGRAPGGDHFAMYALAEGRQPEVNHLYEKINHTLQFIKEEAPLIPYYNKVIASPQHIVLPQSWLLGSSGNSAIQAGKMGMGYSYAQFFNGYMNRQVFDAYRENFVPSTFMEKPEIMISYFVTVAETKEEAEYEAKPADIARLLFMRGQVDQLRMTPEEAKDYPLSEMDRMWIEDTRYQHLVGTPTEIADFLRQEQQTYGFDEAMICSIPHSQKTRLNVYRLLAKEMLH
- a CDS encoding alpha/beta-type small acid-soluble spore protein; its protein translation is MASNGNNKLNVPGAQAAVDQMKFEIAQEFGVNLGPEDAARANGSVGGEITKRLVQMAEAQLRGNNNQQ
- a CDS encoding gluconate 2-dehydrogenase subunit 3 family protein; this translates as MSNEKEKQGVSRRDFLKTTGIATGTLIGGGIIGGLVGYNANKSSGKNEKTGETQQGQNHEINVGLQHFKTMKSFNILSQATERILPEDDLGPGAIGLGVPYFIDNQLAGAYGMNAKEYMQGPFEDGAVTQGYQSRLTRAQIIDQGIAKLEEEAQSRFKKGFEELEPDQMDEILTAFQKGEVKMEAVTSMFFFTLLRQATLEGAYSDPIYNGNRNMEGWKMKGFPGHQYSYIKDIESKEFIEYKPQSISSMTHK
- a CDS encoding GMC family oxidoreductase translates to MATTLDKVDVVTVGVGWTGGIVAAECAKSGLKVRGLERGEARGTEDYSMVHDEFRYAIRYELFQNLSRETITFRNNRQMNALPMRMMGSFLLGEGLGGAGTHWNGQNWRFLPYDFEIKSQTEKKYGKDKIGKDFLLQDWGITYDELEPYFTKYEYTAGISGEDTNPFWGKRSKPFPTPPMKKTPILEKFEKATTNLGYHPFMMPSANLSEPYENPDGSTIAACQYCGFCERFGCEYGAKSSAEITVVPTALETGNFDIRYHSNVVEVLKKGNKVTGVRFYDTVTGEEFIQPADVVVLTSYVLNNAKLLMVSNIGEQYDPDTGRGTLGRNYCYQILPGATGFFDDEQFNTYMGAGALGMTIDDFNGDSFDHSKLDFIHGASLSLTQPGLRPIAFNPVPPDTPAWGEEFKKASVHYYTRALSIGGQGASMPYKENYMSLDSTYKDAYGVPLLRLTYNFTDQDRALHKYLSERSAEIMKEMGANTIAPANPLTDYDIVPYQTTHNTGGTVMGNDPGISVVNTWLQHWDAENLFVVGAGNFAHNSGYNPTGTVGALAYRCAEGIIKYSKTGGSLV
- the tatA gene encoding twin-arginine translocase TatA/TatE family subunit → MGGLSSIGVPGLIIILVIVLIVFGPKKLPEIGGAVGKTLSEFKKSAREIMDDDEVEKKPVLKEVKKSDEAS
- the tatC gene encoding twin-arginine translocase subunit TatC gives rise to the protein MDPYGYNNLSPLDKKKKQQSVEEAEKVKESEETTNLIEQVKIEVEVEEKDESGSILDGNKEPWYDHIFELRKQLIKSVIVFLVLFIIVFSTINFWLPLITKGHKLVILGPLEVIKSYTSISATLSLGLSLPLICNFFWQFAKPGLYEREQKFIGLYSPIMLILFLFGLAFGYFVVNPMSYHFLIGLGEKNFDMLITATDYIHFLIMTTVPIGLLFELPVVALFLSSISLLTAETMKNIRKWSYVIMGVVSALITPPDFISQLLILVPMIGLYELSIFIVRKAEEKRISNSPMTEEAH
- a CDS encoding serine protease, whose translation is MAEEKEEEFEPISEEELIELVLEAQKEALEKARLERLARLSGVKPPPKKQSPFVRLIVWLIAGMMAFSTFAFIFEIYSIPAVEFVKVSAKLSSREDIQSYKKAVVEVSTGESKGTGFTVSSDGLIVTNDHVVDDALTLTVIFPDDGMYKAEVVESYPDIDLALLKIDGEDLPYLQLAESFEVTTDEAVHFIGNPLSFTGIANEGRILESTRLSDWENNVYMMDAPVYKGNSGSPVINYDGLVIGIVFATIKDHEYGHVGLFVPVDLLINRLPNSATN
- the thpR gene encoding RNA 2',3'-cyclic phosphodiesterase: METKHHYFFAVKLPKEMKDFLNGWIQSNQRDYEFGRWVHPEDYHITLAFLGYAEEKKLQDAIETMGSVLSDLSSFSLTLDKLGIFGSMKSPRIFWAGVVESEQLAEVQKKVFTQCLKLGFELDKKPFRPHITLARKYKGESFFNSEKLKSIKTEDHQTFEFEVSEVILYETHLDQSPKYKEFARFPLNAKNT
- a CDS encoding DUF86 domain-containing protein translates to MKKEDFISSKVKSIEKCVKRVREVYDEDLMNLIDQTKQDSIILNMQRISETSVELALFVVTEKLSEQATTRSEALDVLGEKKILPKELVTVLKTITNGFKHIALYDYESINLDILKSIVNRYLDNFSTFTKLISEYENEGAVSSE